The following nucleotide sequence is from Diorhabda sublineata isolate icDioSubl1.1 chromosome 11, icDioSubl1.1, whole genome shotgun sequence.
TCATAGAAATAgttgaaaagtatatatttttccaGACGAGTTTATTTAACATGCACAgaaaataagataaatttttgtttgattatataTTAGAGATTGATTTACCTAAAATAACTACAATTTCGAACCTCTCTCTAAGGAGGTTATTGGCAGACATATTGTAGAGAGGCGACTTGCTGTCTATTTTGTGGACGATGGTCGTTGGccaaatgaagaaaattttgtcTTCTTCTCCATCCCCACCGacctttaaataataatatcatcttcaaatttgaaaataaatcatcaatccaaaaaaaaatcagcattcaaatcaattaaaaaatttagtttggATTTTTGAGCCGATTAAATATTAAACGATCATCTAGTACATTAAAAAaggacaaaaataaaataaaaaatgcatgACAGAATTCATAGTAGAGGCAAGGGCCGGTAAGCACATTGACCTTCTGTTAGACGCTAGTTGAAATTACCAGAGACCGATGTCGTTCGATAGATCGATCAACCGCTTTGGCTTGAAACTCATTATGAATTCGGATACGATTCCTAAACAGCTAAAAATGAGATGGCCCCAGTCATCTAATAAAATCCAGCAACTTCCAAGAAGCCGGTATCGAGTTGTTCCGCTCGATTGAGGCTCAGCTGCAAATTCCATGATCCCTACGATGTCAAGTAGCTTTTGCAACCAACTCGTTGTTCAATGGACGTAGAACCAATAGTTCTTGGCCTCTTAAAAAGCTTTACCTGGACCTCCGGGTTGGAAGCCCTGGGTGGAGAACGGTAAGAGCTTCCTCATCATATAATCTTGAGTTAAGTTGTGCCAGACGGTTTCCCAGTCGATATTTGTCGATACCATTTTCGCTAAGAGCTTCCTCATCATATAATCTTGAGCTAAGCTCTGCCTGACGGTTTCCCAGTTGTTATTTGTTGATACCATTATCGCAAAGAGCTTCCCCATCacttaatattgatttaaacTCTTCCTGAGAGTTTCTAggttgatatattttgataccATTGTCGCGAAGAGCTTCCTCGTCacttaatattgatttaaattctTCCTGAGAGTTTCTAggttgatatattttgataccATTGTCGCGAAGAGCTTCCTCGTCacttaatattgatttaaattctTCCTGAGAGTTTCTAGgttgataaattttgataccATTGTCGCGAAGAGCTTCCACGTCacttaatattgatttaaacTCTTCCTGAGAGTATCTAggttgatatattttgataccATTGTCACGAAGAGCTTCCTAGTCacttaatattgatttaaacTCTTCCTGAGAGTTTCtagtttgatatattttgataccATTGTCGCGAAGAGCTTCCTCGTCacttaatattgatttaaacTCTTCCTGAGAGTATCTAggttgatatattttgataccATTGTCACGAAGAGCTTCCTAGTCacttaatattgatttaaacTCTTCCTGAGAGTTTCtagtttgatatattttgataccATTGTCACGAAGAGCTTCCCCATCacttaatattgatttaaacTCTTCCTGAGAGTTTCtagtttgatatattttgataccATTGTCGCGAAGAGCTTCCTCGTCacttaatattgatttaaattctTCCTGAGAGTTTCTAggttgatatattttgataccATTGTCGCGAAGAGCTTCCTCGTCacttaatattgatttaaacTCTTCCTGAGAGTTTCtagtttgatatattttgataccATTGTCACGAAGAGCTTCCACGTCacttaatattgatttaaacTCTTCCTGAGAGTTTCtagtttgatatattttgataccATTGTCACGAAGAGCTTCCACGTCacttaatattgatttaaacTCTTCCTGAGAGTTTCTAggttgatatattttgataccATTGTCACGAAGAGCTTCCCCATCacttaatattgatttaaacTCTTCCTGAGAGTATCTAggttgatatattttgataccATTGTCACGAAGAGCTTCCTACTCACTTAATATTGATTTGAACTCTTCCTGAGAGTATCTAggttgatatattttgataccATTGTCACGAAGAGCTTCCTACTCACTTAATATTGATTTGAACTCTTCCTGAGAGTTTCTAggttgatatattttgataccATTGTCACGAGGAGCTTCCACGTCATATGATTTTGGGTTAAGCTGTACCTGACGGTTTACCAGCTAATATTTAGACGATTTTGGCGGATTGAGGCGGGTAGATGCGTGTCAGTGTGAACCTTCCACTTCGTACTTCATGTTCTAAGCTTTCACTGGCttgtttcaacattttatgTCGACGAATCACTTGTACACTCTGCTCGGCTCATAATAGTAACAATTTGGAGTTTGAGTCACCGaatttgtcataaaatttaATCGCGACGAGATTTTAGTGACAaaatacttgtataaaaaacAAAGCCAAGAGCAAACGAAACTTGAAACAAATATGTATGGGTTTAGCAGGATTACCACATTATGCGGTAGGAGTTTCATTGTTTAGCACAAAAGCGCGACCAAAAAAATCTGTAAATTGTGTAACTTGTACATTCCACCACCCCCGAGGTTAGTAaaacgaaatatataaatatatgacgTTAGTTTTACTTACTTTTCCGCTTACCTTAAGTTCTGTTTGAAAAAAAGGTAAGTTTTCTCCTTCTTTAGTAACTTTATGTTTAATCAACTGTGCCCTAACGTGGGCTTCTATGATGTGACTTTTCCTCATATCCCCCACTCTGAACATCAGACATGGTATACCGTCTCTATGGTTTATGACTGCGTTTCTGGAAAACATCAAAGTTTGCGTTCTCTTCTTCGGTCTCGAAAGTTTCGCGAACACTACTCCAACCTGAAATTTCAAATGGAATGTTAATAAATCCTTTTGATCCTATAGGAATGAGGTCTTACCATGAACGCCTGTATCATAACTCCCGCTATACTTTGCACGCACATCACAAAAATCGCTTCCGGACATTCTTCTGTGGTTACTCTTCCACCATAACCAATGGTATGTTGAGTTTCAATACTGAAAAGGAAACACGACGTAAAGCCGCGTATATTTGTAATGCAAGGGACCCAAGTTTCATTACCACTctgaaaaacacaaaaaatacgatatagcaacaaaaattaacaaaataaaattaatatttagtaAAGATTTCTGTTATTAtcctcattatcaaaaatagaacgtttttttatcttcgaaaaaagacaaaagattaatgatattaaatctggtgaataaagtGGACGTGGGTCGAGGGAGCTCCAATACCCCCTTGTAGAATTTtgccttgatttttgcattcgctattgattgtctaaCTCTTTTGAGGCCATTgctgagtttttttttcatcaagaaacaatgataaaaaaaataacaaatgtggcttcacttaaatggctgtcacttttttctggcTAATCGAATTGTCGTGAAATTtgacatagtcttttgaaagttgatgACTTGctataaattcatattttttaatcaagccTCGTATATTTCCGCGACTTTGAATCGTTTATTGTAGATTGTACAAGAACAATAATTAATGGtagtttatttgaataaattcatcattttttacttcgacagtttcaaaatttacttTCGTATCTTATGGTAAacttgaatgaaaaaattttgattattattccaaaaattttgttggaaaaattccctcagaaattattaaaacttcAATTAGAATGACAATAAAAAGTACTTACTAAATGCTCTTCGCTAAGGTCCCCGTGAGTAAAAACAATAAGCCACCATACTACTGCGAATAACAACcaagataaaaaaaagttcatcGCGAATACCAATAACGTCCAACGCCACTGCGCGTCCACCAAAGTTGTAAAAATATCCTGAAGATACTTTCGACGTCTTTTAGCAACGTTACCTTGGATGACATTGCAATCGCCATGTTTAAATACCACTCGCTTTCTTATTCTTCTAGCGTTGAAACGAGACTGTCTAAAtctgaaataaagaaaacattttatcaattattgtatATATCGAAATACTAGATACCTAGAACGTAGTTCTAGGTACGGCCAAATCAACTACCAGTATCAAGTATCGACGgtatgttattttttcattaaaaaaatttagttcgatagtctaattgaaatttttattcaccTTCTCTGACGTTATTGATAGtgtattgtaataattttcgTGCCGTACAAATCAAATACTCCCGTTGGTTTAATATAACAATCATAACTACTTTCTTGAAATTAAGATagaaatttttgaggttaaccGCCATTGTCGTTAAGGAGCGTTCACAAAGTCTCTTTATGAGGATTATTCCGAAAGTACTCAGCCTCAGATCTTagattataatatatttcagCTATTGTATGGCATaatgatgaccaatttttttcatgtttacaaattcactaaaaacgttcactattgattgctgccaaacaaataataaacaactttCTAATGCAgcgctatttttcaagcaactaccgccatctctaggtcaggtcaAGTAGTTCTGGAACTATCCTCGTACTTCCgagattttataattttttatactaatcGAATGAAACATTTCGCAAATCGAGCATTTTACGtcatttcaatattggaactggtttatttttgattaaaatgtgAATTGGAATTGTGTCAACGAACtgaa
It contains:
- the LOC130450507 gene encoding G protein-activated inward rectifier potassium channel 3 isoform X7; the protein is MTSPTTSTSSAMVSVAGLKRCLSQMSMLAFKATTSGEEAWAHTWSRFRQSRFNARRIRKRVVFKHGDCNVIQGNVAKRRRKYLQDIFTTLVDAQWRWTLLVFAMNFFLSWLLFAVVWWLIVFTHGDLSEEHLSGNETWVPCITNIRGFTSCFLFSIETQHTIGYGGRVTTEECPEAIFVMCVQSIAGVMIQAFMVGVVFAKLSRPKKRTQTLMFSRNAVINHRDGIPCLMFRVGDMRKSHIIEAHVRAQLIKHKVTKEGENLPFFQTELKVGGDGEEDKIFFIWPTTIVHKIDSKSPLYNMSANNLLRERFEIVVILEGVIESTGMTTQARSSYLPSEILWGHRFQSLITFKKESGEYEVDYALFNNTVEVDTPLCSARELDERRAMFNQDGIEENSKYLTTGNCRMGIGLFPSVRSHSSDTLSSMDSLSIDDGHIEMKLPTSPIPVTITAPEENVEETTPLTNGKIPNGTFKNKSLILHV
- the LOC130450507 gene encoding G protein-activated inward rectifier potassium channel 3 isoform X3; amino-acid sequence: MTMTNNNQDILEGVCVDNGRSADQFEKLLGNRCQTAPTLPALLPSPQICGKKLENRRKSDNSLLGSLNRLRSSIGSKDGPIQLNNRINRFRQSRFNARRIRKRVVFKHGDCNVIQGNVAKRRRKYLQDIFTTLVDAQWRWTLLVFAMNFFLSWLLFAVVWWLIVFTHGDLSEEHLSGNETWVPCITNIRGFTSCFLFSIETQHTIGYGGRVTTEECPEAIFVMCVQSIAGVMIQAFMVGVVFAKLSRPKKRTQTLMFSRNAVINHRDGIPCLMFRVGDMRKSHIIEAHVRAQLIKHKVTKEGENLPFFQTELKVSGKVGGDGEEDKIFFIWPTTIVHKIDSKSPLYNMSANNLLRERFEIVVILEGVIESTGMTTQARSSYLPSEILWGHRFQSLITFKKESGEYEVDYALFNNTVEVDTPLCSARELDERRAMFNQDGIGNCRMGIGLFPSVRSHSSDTLSSMDSLSIDDGHIEMKLPTSPIPVTITAPEENVEETTPLTNGKIPNGTFKNKSLILHV
- the LOC130450507 gene encoding G protein-activated inward rectifier potassium channel 3 isoform X5 — its product is MTSPTTSTSSAMVSVAGLKRCLSQMSMLAFKATTSGEEAWAHTWSRFRQSRFNARRIRKRVVFKHGDCNVIQGNVAKRRRKYLQDIFTTLVDAQWRWTLLVFAMNFFLSWLLFAVVWWLIVFTHGDLSEEHLSGNETWVPCITNIRGFTSCFLFSIETQHTIGYGGRVTTEECPEAIFVMCVQSIAGVMIQAFMVGVVFAKLSRPKKRTQTLMFSRNAVINHRDGIPCLMFRVGDMRKSHIIEAHVRAQLIKHKVTKEGENLPFFQTELKVSGKVGGDGEEDKIFFIWPTTIVHKIDSKSPLYNMSANNLLRERFEIVVILEGVIESTGMTTQARSSYLPSEILWGHRFQSLITFKKESGEYEVDYALFNNTVEVDTPLCSARELDERRAMFNQDGIEENSKYLTTGNCRMGIGLFPSVRSHSSDTLSSMDSLSIDDGHIEMKLPTSPIPVTITAPEENVEETTPLTNGKIPNGTFKNKSLILHV
- the LOC130450507 gene encoding G protein-activated inward rectifier potassium channel 3 isoform X2, translated to MTMTNNNQDILEGVCVDNGRSADQFEKLLGNRCQTAPTLPALLPSPQICGKKLENRRKSDNSLLGSLNRLRSSIGSKDGPIQLNNRINRFRQSRFNARRIRKRVVFKHGDCNVIQGNVAKRRRKYLQDIFTTLVDAQWRWTLLVFAMNFFLSWLLFAVVWWLIVFTHGDLSEEHLSGNETWVPCITNIRGFTSCFLFSIETQHTIGYGGRVTTEECPEAIFVMCVQSIAGVMIQAFMVGVVFAKLSRPKKRTQTLMFSRNAVINHRDGIPCLMFRVGDMRKSHIIEAHVRAQLIKHKVTKEGENLPFFQTELKVGGDGEEDKIFFIWPTTIVHKIDSKSPLYNMSANNLLRERFEIVVILEGVIESTGMTTQARSSYLPSEILWGHRFQSLITFKKESGEYEVDYALFNNTVEVDTPLCSARELDERRAMFNQDGIEENSKYLTTGNCRMGIGLFPSVRSHSSDTLSSMDSLSIDDGHIEMKLPTSPIPVTITAPEENVEETTPLTNGKIPNGTFKNKSLILHV
- the LOC130450507 gene encoding G protein-activated inward rectifier potassium channel 3 isoform X4 encodes the protein MTMTNNNQDILEGVCVDNGRSADQFEKLLGNRCQTAPTLPALLPSPQICGKKLENRRKSDNSLLGSLNRLRSSIGSKDGPIQLNNRINRFRQSRFNARRIRKRVVFKHGDCNVIQGNVAKRRRKYLQDIFTTLVDAQWRWTLLVFAMNFFLSWLLFAVVWWLIVFTHGDLSEEHLSGNETWVPCITNIRGFTSCFLFSIETQHTIGYGGRVTTEECPEAIFVMCVQSIAGVMIQAFMVGVVFAKLSRPKKRTQTLMFSRNAVINHRDGIPCLMFRVGDMRKSHIIEAHVRAQLIKHKVTKEGENLPFFQTELKVGGDGEEDKIFFIWPTTIVHKIDSKSPLYNMSANNLLRERFEIVVILEGVIESTGMTTQARSSYLPSEILWGHRFQSLITFKKESGEYEVDYALFNNTVEVDTPLCSARELDERRAMFNQDGIGNCRMGIGLFPSVRSHSSDTLSSMDSLSIDDGHIEMKLPTSPIPVTITAPEENVEETTPLTNGKIPNGTFKNKSLILHV
- the LOC130450507 gene encoding G protein-activated inward rectifier potassium channel 3 isoform X6 — translated: MPAMYDEKNLSRQSSKWSLFTPVVNRIVYTFSIDNLKDCDQHGYENDKEYLEKVKRFRQSRFNARRIRKRVVFKHGDCNVIQGNVAKRRRKYLQDIFTTLVDAQWRWTLLVFAMNFFLSWLLFAVVWWLIVFTHGDLSEEHLSGNETWVPCITNIRGFTSCFLFSIETQHTIGYGGRVTTEECPEAIFVMCVQSIAGVMIQAFMVGVVFAKLSRPKKRTQTLMFSRNAVINHRDGIPCLMFRVGDMRKSHIIEAHVRAQLIKHKVTKEGENLPFFQTELKVGGDGEEDKIFFIWPTTIVHKIDSKSPLYNMSANNLLRERFEIVVILEGVIESTGMTTQARSSYLPSEILWGHRFQSLITFKKESGEYEVDYALFNNTVEVDTPLCSARELDERRAMFNQDGIGNCRMGIGLFPSVRSHSSDTLSSMDSLSIDDGHIEMKLPTSPIPVTITAPEENVEETTPLTNGKIPNGTFKNKSLILHV
- the LOC130450507 gene encoding G protein-activated inward rectifier potassium channel 3 isoform X1 — encoded protein: MTMTNNNQDILEGVCVDNGRSADQFEKLLGNRCQTAPTLPALLPSPQICGKKLENRRKSDNSLLGSLNRLRSSIGSKDGPIQLNNRINRFRQSRFNARRIRKRVVFKHGDCNVIQGNVAKRRRKYLQDIFTTLVDAQWRWTLLVFAMNFFLSWLLFAVVWWLIVFTHGDLSEEHLSGNETWVPCITNIRGFTSCFLFSIETQHTIGYGGRVTTEECPEAIFVMCVQSIAGVMIQAFMVGVVFAKLSRPKKRTQTLMFSRNAVINHRDGIPCLMFRVGDMRKSHIIEAHVRAQLIKHKVTKEGENLPFFQTELKVSGKVGGDGEEDKIFFIWPTTIVHKIDSKSPLYNMSANNLLRERFEIVVILEGVIESTGMTTQARSSYLPSEILWGHRFQSLITFKKESGEYEVDYALFNNTVEVDTPLCSARELDERRAMFNQDGIEENSKYLTTGNCRMGIGLFPSVRSHSSDTLSSMDSLSIDDGHIEMKLPTSPIPVTITAPEENVEETTPLTNGKIPNGTFKNKSLILHV